Within the Desulfovibrio sp. genome, the region TCGCGGAAATGTCGCCGGCCTTTACGGTCAGTTCTGCCCCGGACAAGGCCTGGATGCCCCCAAAGCGGACCGATACGTCGCGGACTTCGAGAAGCTCAGCCACGCAAGGTCCCCTTCAACCGGCGCAGCAACACCCGGGCACCGCCCGCCAGGCCGTCCGGCATGAACATCATGCAGGCGATGAGCAGCCCGCCGTATATGAGGATGTCTATCTCCTCGAACATGCGTAAGAATTCAGGAAGCGAGGTCAGGAAAAAGGCCCCGGCCACGGCGCCCCAGATGCTGGCCATGCCGCCCAGGACCACCATGGTCAAAAGCTGCACCGAGAAATGAAACCCGAAGGACGAGGGAGCCACGAAGGTCAGGTGGTGGGCATACAGGGTGCCCGCGATCCCGGCATACACAGCCGACAGGACGAACACGAAGCGTTTGTGCTTGGCTATGTCTATGCCCATGGTCTCAGCCGCGGATTCGCTTACATGTATGGCGCGAAGCGCCCTGCCCGTACGCGAATCGATAACCCTGGTTGATATGAGCGTGGCCAGCCAGAGCATCGCGGCAACCAGGCAGTAGTAGGATTTGTCCGATGCGAACGCGTAACCGAAAAGCGAAAGCCTTGGGATGCCAACGAAGCCCGAAGGCCCTCCGGTTATGTCCACGGCCTCGTTGAACACAATCGACACGATGATGCCAAATCCCAGGGTGGCCATGGCCAGGTAATGGCCGTGGAGCTTGAGCGTGGGGATGGCGATGAGCCAGGCCACCAGCGCCGAGACGCCCACCCCGGCCAAGATGCCCACCAGGATGGGCAGACCAAGAGTGGCCGTAATCACTGCCGTGGTGTAGGCTGCCAGGCCGAAAAAGGCAGCATGGCCAAGGGACACCTGCCCCGCATAGCCCATGAGCATGTTGAGCCCCATAACGATCAGGGCGTTCAGACAGCAGAGTATAAGGACATTGATGTAGTAGTCGTTGGGCAGGGCCAGGGGCAAGAAAGCCAGGGCAGCGGCGAAGACCAGCAAACGTGCATGGCGTGTGAGCGCGCCCATGCTACACCCGATCCGACTTGGGGCCGCCGAAGAGACCGGTTGGCTTCACGAACAAGAGCACCAAGAGGACGATGAAGGCGAAGGCGTCCTTGTAGGCCGAGGAGATGAACCCAGCACCGAACGACTCCAGGACTCCGAGGATAAGGCCTCCTGCAGCCGCCCCGAAGGGATTTCCCAGCCCGCCCAGGATGCAGGCCGCGAAGCCCTTGAGTCCGAGCATCACCCCCACGTCGTACGAGGTCAGGGTGATGGGTGCGAGGATGGCTCCGCCCACGGCGCCGATGAATCCCGAGAGGCCGAATGAGAACATGGCCATGCGTTCCACGGATATCCCCATGAGCGCCGCGGCCTTGCGCTCGCAGGCGCAGGCCAGCATGGCCTTGCCGTGGATGGTTCGGCTGAAAAAGAGCTTGAGCGCCGCCAGAACCAGAAGCGTAATGAAGAGCACCCAGAGGCTCTGGGGCTGAACCGCCGCGCCCAGTATGGCCAGCGGCTTGGTGCCGGTGAAGGCAGGCAGGGCGAAGGTGTCTTTGCCCCAAATGAGCATCACTATCCCGCGCACCAATATGGATGCGCCAATGGTGATGATGACCAGGTTCACGGGAGCGGACCGGCTCACCGGGCGGATCACTGTCCGCTCAATGAGGCATCCTGCCAGGGCGCTTATCGCCACGGCCAAAAGAATGGCCAGGGGCAGCGGCGCGCCCGCTTTGAGGAAGACGACGGAAAGCATACCACCAAGCATCACGAACTCGCCTTGAGCGAAGTTGATGATGCCGGTGGTGTTGAAAATCATGGTGAAGCCAAGGGCCGTCAGCCCGTAGGTGGCCCCCACCGTGAGTCCCGACACCAGGTATTGCGGTGCGCCTGAAAGCATGTGCGAAAAAAGGGCCGGCTATCCCGGCCCATGAGTTACTTCAGTATTTTCCAGTTGCCGCCCTGCACGATGACCATCTCGAAGGCATTCTCATTCAGGCCGTTGTGGTCATTTTCCGCAAAGGAGAACACACCGCCGATGCCGGGGAACCCGGTGATCTTCTCCAGATTGGCCCGGATGGCCTCGGGTTTGGTGGAGCCGGCCATCTCAACGGCCTTGGCCACCAGTTTCAGCCCGTCCCATCCATGGCCGCCGAACGTGGAGACGTCGGCCTTGAATTTATCCTGGTACTGGCCGGTGTAGGCCATGAGCAAAGCCTTCTGGGGCTGGGAGTCGGGCAGTTGCGCGGCAACGATGAGATGCCCGGCGGGCAGCATGATCCCCTCGGAGGCTTCCCCGGCCAGCTCGATGAACTTCTTCGACGCCACACCGTGGCTCATGTACAGCGGGATCGTTATGCCAAGCTGCATGCGGTTGCGGGCCACCACGGCCGGGCCTGGGTTCGTGCCCCAGCAGATCACCGCGTCCGGAGCCGCGTCCTTTATCTTGGTGAGCTGGGCGGTCATGTCCGTGTCCTTGGGGCCGAACACCTCGTCCGCCACCAGGGTGAAGCCCTGGCCCGGGACCAGCTCCTTCAAAACTTCGCGCCCGGCCTGGCCGAAACCATCGGATACGGTCAGTATGGCGATCTTCTTGTAGCCCTTGGACTGGGCGTGTTTGAGGATACGGCCCACAGCGTGGCGGTCGGACGGGGCTACCTTGAATATCCAGGGATTGACCGGGCTCACGATCTTCTCGGCCGCGGACATGGAAACCATGGGCACCTGGGCGGCTGGAAACTTGTTCATGATGGCCAGGGTGGAGCCGGAGGTGGTGGGCCCGATCACGGCGCAGACCTGATCCTTCTTCAAAAGCTTCTCGGCAGCCAGCACGGCCTTGTTCACGTCGGACTCGTCGTCGTAAACGATGAGTTCTATGGGACGTCCCTGCACTCCGCCCTTGGCATTGATTTCTTCTTTCACCATTTCCAGGGTGTTCTTTTCCGGCTCGCCCAACACCGACGCCGGGCCAGTGACGGACACCACCGCCCCCACCTTGATGGGTTCGGCCGCGAAAGCTGGTCCATTCCAGAGGGCCAACAGGGCCAGGGCACTCAGTACGCGAAGCATCATGCGCATCCCCTTATTTGAGAAGGACGAATTTTCCACCCTCGATCTTCACCATGGCGAAACTGGACTCGGTGAGTCCGTTGTGGTCCTTGTCCGTGAAGGAGAAGACTCCGGTGGCGCTCTGGAAACCTTTGACCTTCTCCAGCCCATCGCGCAAGCCCTGAGGCGTCACAGCGCCGGAATTTTTTGCTGCTTCGTTCAAAAGCATCAGCGCGTCCCAGGCGTAGCCACCGAATGCGGACGGCACGGTGCCGAATTTTTTCGTATAGTCCCCGATGTATCCCATGAGAAGTGCCTTGAAGGGGCCCTCGGGCATCTGGGGAGCCACGATGAGCCAGCTGGCCGGCAACACCAGACCGTCGGCCGCATCCCCGGCCAGTTCGATGAATTTGTCAGCGGCCACGCCGTGGCTCATGTACAGCGGGGTCTTCATGCCAAGCTGCACCCTGTTGCGGGCCACCACGGCCGGACCAGGATTGGTGCCCCAGCAGATCACGGCCTGGGGACCGGTGGATCCGATCTTGGTGAGCTGGGGGGTCATGTCCGTGTCTTTGGGACCGTAGACCTCGTCGGCCACGAGTTCCATGCCGGCAGCGGGGATAAGCTCTTTGAGAACCTCGCGTCCGGCCTGACCGAAGCCGTCGGACACCGTGAGGATGGCGATCTTCTTGTAGCCCTGAGCCTTGGCGTGAGCGAGGATGTTGTTGACGGCCAGGCGGTCGGACTGGGCGGTCTTGAACACCCAGGGATTGACCGGACTGACGATCTTCTCAGCCGCAGCCATGGACACAAGCGGAACCTTGGCCTCGGCCACCTTTCCCAGGATGGCCAGGGTGTTGCCCGAGATGGAGGGGCCAAGCACCGCCACCACCTGGTCTTTCTTGATAAGCTTCTCAGCGGCCAGCACGGCCTTGTTCACGTCGGATTCGTCGTCGTAGACGATGACCTCGATCTTCTTTCCGCCAATGCCGCCTTTGGCGTTCATCTGGTCCTGAAGCAACATCAGGGTGTTCTTCTCAGGCTCGCCCAAAAACGAGGCCGGACCGGTGACGGAAACCACAGCACCAATCTTGACCTTTTCGGACGCCATTGAGGGGAGAACCGAAGACACCACGAGCATCAAGGCCGCAAGGGTACGCCAAGCCATATGACCAGCTCCTTCAAAGCGTTGCGGGTGGGTACGAAGAGAATATGACTAAATCGTCATTGTGTTCACCCCGGATACTGGTTGCCTGGTGATTGGTCAAGGGAACGCTAAGGCTTTGGCTGCGTTCCTGGTAAAAAATGTCCAAAAACAATATCATACCTTCATGGTATTGTTTAAAGAAAACCATATCACAATTCTGGCAACGCGAATGAAGATACGTTAGGTGCGCGCCTGCGCATCGATAGGCACCTGGGAAACCGCAACGGCGCGGCAAACGCTGAAAACCGTTTTCGGCCACCGGCAACAATGCTATGAACAGTCCATTCTCCTGAAAGGCGACACCAGATATGAAGCTTCCTAAGGCGAGTCCCTTGCACGTAAAGCACGCCGTCAAGACCGCGCTCGCGGCCGTAACCACCTACGCCCTGACTGTTCTTTTGGGACTCCCCCAGGGATATTGGGCGGTCATAAGCGTCATCATAGTCATGCAGACCAACCTCGGCGGCTCCTACCAGGCCGGGGTGAACAGAATAATCGGCACCGCCGTTGGTGCCGTGCTGGGCGCCGCAAGCGTGGCACTGTTCGGTTCCGGGGTTTTATCCCTGGGTCTCGGGGTTGGCCTCTCGATCTTTGTCTGCGCCTATTTCATCCATCTCCACGAATCTTTCCGCATGGCCGGGCTCACTGCCACCATCATCATCCTTCTCAGCCCCCTTGGGGGCACGTTCATGGACTATGCCGTGTACAGGTTCCTGGAAATCAGCATGGGTGTTGTGGTGGCCCTGGCCTTCTCCATGCTGGTCTGGCCTTCCCGGGCGGGCTGGCACCTGAAGAAGGGAGTGGTCCAGGTTCTGCACGACGAAGCGGCGCTCTATTCCATCTTGCTCTCCTGCCGCATCTCGCCAGACTGCGACCAGCAGGACGAAACCGCCGCGGTCCTGCAACTGGAGACCACCAGGGACAAAAACCACGATCTGTTGGAGGAAGCCAAGAAGGAGCCCTCGGGATTCTCAAAAAAGGACCACATCACCATTTCGCTCTACAACTTCACGGAGCGCATCGCCGAGCACCTGCTCTCCATGGAGCTGGCCGTACACCATGAGGATCTGGAGTCCCTGCACGGCATGGTAGCCAAGGAAATGGACATACTAGCCCAAACCACCATCACCGTGATGACACGGGTTGCCCTGGCCATCTCCCAGGACAGGGACCCAGGACCCATCGACGACCTCAAACGCGCGGTGGGCAACGCCGAGGACGCGTTAGGGCGCGTAAGAAAACAACATGTGCTCCCCACATACGACCTGGAGCCTGTCATGCGGTTCTTCAGCTATTACTATAATATGCGGGAGATCGCGGTAGAATTGACAGGAATGGCCGACCGGGCGGCTCTCCTGGATGAGGAAAGAGCCACTCATTCGTAGCAATACCTCTGGGAAGATCGTCTCCCTTCAGGCAGGGCTTTGTGCCGGGCGCTTTCGCACCCGCGCGCTCCCGCCTGGAACTCTCTTCCTGGTGAGAATCGGCTGCAAGCCGACCTCATGACAGGCCAGACACCATTGCCGGCAAGATCAGTCACACCATCGCCGCTTGAAGCCGTCGCTTCAATGCGACGAATGGGATGAGTCGGCGCCAGGGACCACCTCGCCGCTTCTGAAGCTCTTGCCGAGCCAGGTCTGGAAGCGGTCAAGGTACACGTAATAGACCGGGGTGAAATACAGGGTGAGCAGCTGCGAGACCATGAGCCCGCCCACCACGGCCAATCCAAGCGGCCTGCGGGCCTCGGCTCCCGCCCCGAACCCCATGGCGATGGGCAGGGTGCCCATGAGCGCGGCCATGGTGGTCATCATGATGGGTCTGAAACGCACCAGGCACCCCTGGAAAATGGCTTCGCCCGGAGTGAGGCTTTTGTCGCGTTGCGCTTCGATGGCGAAGTCGATCATCATGATGGCGTTTTTCTTCACGATGCCAATGAGCATGATGATTCCCACGAAACCGTAGATGTCCAGATCCATGCCAAAGAGCTTCAGCGTGGCCAGCGCTCCCACTCCCGCGGCCGGCAGGCCGGAGAGGATGGTCAGCGGATGGATGAAGGATTCATAGAGAATTCCAAGCACGATGTAGATGACCACAATCGAAAGGATGACCAGCACCGACATACCGGCCATTGAGGACTGGAAGGCCTGGGCCGTGCCTTCGAACTTGGTGGTGAACGACGCGGGCAGAACCTGGCGCGACACGTCCTCCACGGCCGCAACCGCCTGGCTGAGCGAGGTTCCCGGGCGCAGGTTGAAGGAAAGGGTCACCGAAGGCAGCTGTCCGGAGTGGTTCACCGAGAGCGGCCCAACGCTGAGCGTCCGCTTCACCAGCACGTCCAAGGGAACGAGTTTGCCAGTGGCGGATGAGCGTACGTAAAGACGCGACATGAGCGTGGGATCATCCCGGAACTTGGGCAGAAGCTCCATGATCACCTGGTAGGAGTTGTTGGGCGCGTAGATGGTGGACACCTGGCGCGTACCGTAGGAAGTGTACAGGGCGTCCTCTATCTGCTGCACGCTGATGCCCAAGGCCGAGGTCTTGTCGCGGTCGATCTCCAGGTACACCTGGGGGTTCTTCAGTTGCAGGTCGGAGTTGACGTCCTGGAGTATGGATACTTCCTTGAGCTTTTCCTCCAGTTCGAGCGAATACTTGAACAGGTCACCCGTATCCGGAGCCTGGAGGGTGTACTGGTAGAGGCCCTTGGTGAAGTTACCGCCCAGGCGAATCGAGGGGGGATTCTGCAAAAAGGCCATGATCCCGGGGACCTGGGCCAGTTTCGGCCTGAGCTTCTGGATGAGCTGGTCGGCACTGAGCGGCCTTTCGTGGCGGGGCTTCAACTTCATGAACATGCGTCCGGAGTTGAGCGTGGCCACGGGACCGCCCGCGCCCACCACGGACATGAACCCCTCGATATTTTCATCCTGGCCCACGATGTCCATGAGCCGCTTCTGCTTTTCAACCATGGCCGTGAAGCTGATTCCCTGTTCGGCCTCGGTGATCATGAGCACCTGGCCGATGTCCTCGCTGGGCAAAAAACCCTTGGGGATGGAGGAAAAAAGCCATCCAGTGACCACCAGCAGCGAAATCGAAAAAAGCATGGTGATGCGCCTGTGGGATATTACCCAACGGAGGCTTCTTTCATAGGCGTGGAGCACGGCTTCGAATCCACGTTCGATGAACATGTAGAGACGCCCGTGGCTTCCTCCGTGGAGAGGCTTCAGCCATTTGGAGCACAGCATGGGCGTGAGCGACAGGGAGACGAAGCCAGAGAACAGAATGGCAACGCATATGGTGACAGCGAATTCCTTAAACAGCCTGCCCACCACGCCGCCCATGAAAAGCACTGGGATGAACACCGCCGTGAGCGACAAGGTCATGGACAGGATGGTGAAACTGACTTCCTTGGCCCCTTCGTACGCGGCCTTGAGAGGCGATTTGCCCATCTCCATGTGCCGCACGATGTTCTCCAGCATGACGATGGCGTCGTCCACCACGAAGCCCACCGAGAGCGTGAGCGCCATAAGCGAGATGTTGTTCAGGCTGAATTTGAATTGGTACATGAGCGCGAAGGTGCCCATGAGCGACAGCGGCAGAGCCAATGAGGGAATGACCGTGGCCGAAAGATTCCGCAAAAACAGGAAGATGACCATGATAACCAGGGCCACTGTGAGGACCAGGGTGAACTTCACGTCCTCCACGGATTCCCTGATGGACACCGACCGGTCGATCATGACCTCCATGTTCACCGCTTCGGGAAGCTGGACCTTGAAGCCGGGCATGAGCTTCTTGACCGCATCCACCACGGCCACGGTATTGGTGCCGGGCTGGCGCATGATGGCCAGCACGAAGCCGGGTTCGCCGTTGTAGAAGTTGCGACGGCGGTCGTTCTCCACGGAATCGATGGCCCTGCCGATTTCGTTCAAGCGCACAGGAGAGCCGTTCCGGTAGGCCACGATGACCGGGCCGAAGTATTCGGCGCGCAAAAGCTGTCCCGAGGCCTGCACCGTATATTCGCGTTGCGGGCCGGACACCGTGCCCGTTGGCAGGTTGACGTTGGCCTGGCGTACGGCCGCGGCCATCTCGTCCACGCCGATGTCCCTGCTGGCCAGGGCGTCCGGGTCCAACTGCACGCGGACCGCATATTTCTGGGACCCGTACACCACCACCTGCGACACACCTGACACCATGGATATCCGCTGCGCCAGCAGGGTCTCCGCGTATTCGTTCAGGTCGGAGAGGCGCATGGTGGGCGAGGTGATGGCCAGGTAGAGAATGGGCTGGTCCGCCGGGTTCACCTTGCGGTATGTGGGCGGGGTGGTCATCTCCGGCGGGATGTCTTTTATGGCCAGAGCGATTGCCGAATTCACGTCCTGGGCCGCGGCGTCGATCTCGCGGGCAAGGTCGAACTGCAGGGTGATCTTGGTGAGTCCAAGCGTGGAGCTCGAGCTCATGGAGTCCAGACCGGCGATGGTGGAAAACTGCTTTTCGAGCGGGGTAGCAACTGAGGCGGCCATGGTCTCCGGGTTGGCCCCCGGGAAGGAGGCCGTCACCTGGATGGTGGGGAAATCGACGTTTGGCAGGTCGGACACTGGCAGTGAGATGTAGCCCATAACCCCGAAGATAAGGATGGCGCTCATGACCAGGGTGGTCATGACCGGGCGTTTGATGAAGCCGGAAGAGAGGCTCATGAGCTTTTGCCTTCCTGCGCCTGGGCCCCCTTGACCTCAACCGGGGAGTTCGGCGCCAGCCTGACGTGTCCGTCGGTGACCACTGTGTCGCCCTGGGCCAGTCCTTTGTTTATTATAGTCCGTGCGCCCACCACCCCCCCGGTTTCCACAAGCCTGAACTCGGCCGTGTTCTGCGGCGTGACCACGTAGACGAAATTGCCCTGAAGCCCGATCTGCACCGCGCTGTTGGGCACCGTGAGCACATTCTCCCTGGCGCTCAGGTTGAGCGCAACCTTGGCGAACTGGCCTGGCCACAAGCGCTTGTTCTCGTTCTTGAAAAGACCCTTGAGCTTGATGGTCCCCGTGGTTCTGTCCACGGCATTGTCCACTGACACCAGTTCTCCCTGCTCCGTCTTGGATTCGTCCGAACCCACAGAAGCCAGCACCTCCAAGGGAATTTTGCCCATGCGCGAGGCAATATCCGGCAAATGCTGCTCCGGCACGGAAAAGCTCACGTAGATGGGCTGTATCTGGTTAATCACCAGAAGGTTGCGGTCGTCGTTGGCCTTGATGACGTTGCCCACGTTGACCATTACCGTGCCCACCCTTCCCGCGAAGGGCGCCCGGATGACCGAATACTCCAACTGGAGCTTGGACTGCTCGATGGCCGCTTCCGACACCTTGATGGATGCGCGCAGGCTTTTGGCATCGGTATTGGCCTGATCGTACTGCTGCTGGCTGATCACGTCCTTGCGCTGCAGCCCGGTGTAGCGGGTCAGATCGTCCTCGGCCCTTTTGAGCAGGGCCAGGTCCTTTTCCAGTTTGCCCTGAGCATCCTTGAGTGCTGCCTGAAAGGGGCGGGAATCCAACATGAAGATCACGTCACCGGCCGCCACTTCCTGGCCGTCCCGCACCCGCTGTTCCACGATGAGCCCGCCAACCTGGGTTCTCACCGCAACGCTCTGGTAGGGTTCCACGTTCCCCACACCTGTGATGCGCACCGGGATACTGCCGGATTCCACCGTGGCCACGGAAATGGGCACGGGCCGCTTGGCCTGTCCCTTCGTGTTCTTGCCGTCCGAACACCCGCCCAACACCATCGAAAAGGCCAATATTGCGGCAACGAACACGCTCTTAATGCTCTTCATTGTTTCCTTCCTGGCGATATCCGAGAATGGCGGCAAGGCTGAACCGCAGAATATGATCTGTAAGAGAGTCGATGCCGGAGACGTCGCACTTCATATCCGGAAAAAGTGTCTCGATTATCGTGCGGGCCCGGGAGTAGTGCTGGCATTGCCCCACAACGGAGAGGGCGCAGAATCTGATGTCCTCTTCGCGCGCGCCATCACCCAAAAGCGCTCCCACAATGGCCATGAGCCGCTCCATGTTCGGCCTGATGGAAGAAAGCACCATATTGCCGAGCGCCGGGGTCGGGTCCGCCATTTCCCGGGCCATGAGCCGGGCATGCCAGAACGGACGCCCCTCCCCGAGGGTTCTGTTCAGGAACGACCGGATGAACGCGGCCAGAGCCTCTTCGGCCCGGGCTTGGCCATGAAGGCCTGATGAAGGAGGGAAGCGCCGCATTCCCTCTTGGAAGCAGTATTCCAAAAGGGCCTTGTACAGTTCTTTCTTGCCGCCGAAATGGTAGTGCACGGAAGCAACGTTGGTACCGGCCACGGCGCAGATGTCTCGAATCGTCCCGGACCTGAACCCTTTCTCGGAAAAAACCTCACCCGCAGCGTTTAACAGCCTCAGTTTGGTCTCTTCCTGATCAGGATGCATCCGTTCCCTCTCAAACAAATGTTTGAATCGGCTGTTTAGCCACATTGCCAGCAGCTGTCAAAAGGCGTATTGGCTAAGCCCCTGCGGATCTTTCATGACCGACCACACACCTGACAATCCATTCGCCGCCAAACCCTGGGCCTGCTTAGGCGTTGCCGCGACCGGGACCTTCATGGCCACCCTGGACGGAGGCATCGTCAACGTCGCCCTTCCGGTGATCGCGGACAGGTTCGGGGCGGACTTGCCCTTCGCCCAGTGGGCCATTTCCATCTATCTGCTTACCATCGCCTGTCTGCTTCCCGCCTTTGGCCGCCTGGGCGACATGAGCGGGCGCAGGACCAAGTACCGTCTGGGCTTCCTTCTCTTCGCGATCTCGTCTGCCCTGTGCGGAGCCGCCCCGGGCATGTGGTGGCTCATCGCGGGAAGAGCGATCCAGGCCATCGGCGCGGCGCTGCTTATGGCCAACGGCCCAGCCATCGTCATCATGAGCTTTCCCGGGCATCAGCGCGGACGGGCCCTGGGAATCATCGGCATGGTGGTTTCCCTTGGCTCGCTGGCTGGACCCGCATTGGGCGGCCTGCTGGTTAGCTGGCTGGGCTGGCCCTCCATCTTTTACGTCAACGTTCCCATCGGCATCCTTGGAGCCATTCTTGCCCATAAGATATTGCCCGACGACAAACGGGCGCCCGTGGGCACCTTCGATCTCTTCGGTGCAGTACAGTATGCCGTGGGCATGGTTTTCCTGCTTGTGGCCATCACCCACGGCGGACGCTGGGGATGGGCTTCCCCAGGCATCCTGGCGTGTGAATTCGTTGCCCTGGCCTCGATGGGACTTTTCCTGCGCCGCCAGGCTGTTGTGAAACACCCCATGGTGGATTTGGCCCTTTTCAGGATCCGCACGCTCGCCCTGGGGAACTTGGCCTCACTATTGGCCTTCATGGCCCTTTTGACCAATGCCGTGATGCTCCCCTTTTTCCTTGTTCGGGTTGGGAACCTGAGCGCTTACCAGGCCGGCCTGGTCATGGCCGCGCTGCCTCTGGTGATGGCCTTTGTGGCACCCATAAGCGGCTATTTTTCAGAAAAAATCAGCCACAGCCTTCTCACGGGGCTCGGCATGGCCATCACCGCCGCCGGCCTCTACTCCCAAACGCTGCTCACGGCATCCGCGGGCTTTGGGCGCTTCGCACTGGGCCAGGCGATATTGGGCCTGGGTTTTGGCATGTTCCTCTCTCCCAACAACAACGCCGTCCTGGGAAGCGCACCCACCGGCAAGAGCGGAGTGGCCGGGGCGCTCATGGCCCTGGTGCGCAACCTGGGGATGACCAGCGGCATCGCCATAGCAACCGCCATGTTCGAGGCCTATCGAAACAGGGCTCAGGCTTCAGGCTTGAGCGAACTGCTCAGCTTCAATGCAGGGTTCGATGCTGCCTTGGCCTTTGCAACCGGCCTGGCCCTGGCAGGTGTGGCCGTGAGCGTTGTCCGTGGCTGGCCATTCTCGTCCAAACCCCACTAGCCTTTTATTCCTGGCGAAATTGCTTTACGCTCATTAGGCCGCCAAGGCATCGGGAGACGCCACATGAGCCAAGACGACCCCGCCGCACGAATCACAGGCTATCTGCCTACCCTTCGCCGCCTCAAGGAAACTTCCTCCAGGCGCGAGGTGGTGGAACGCGAAATCCTCCTGGCCGTGCTTGCGGCGAACCGCGACAGGCTCTCCGAGATTCCCAACCAGGATGCTGACCAGCAGAACCTGGCAGCCACCATCGCTGTCCGAAGCGAACTCCAGCCGGCCCATGAGCACTACCAGGACTGGATCACCCAGTTCCTGGCTCTCCTCTACCAGTATGACGTCGCCGTTCGAACCGGTGCCAAGGATCAGGATAACACCCTGCTCGACCAGATTCTCAATCTGGAAACGCTTCTGTGCAAATGTTTGCAGGGGTACGTCATTTTCGCCGGAGTGGTGCGTGACGAATTCAATGACATGATCCTGGCTCGCTTCGGCGAGGCCGCGCTGGCTGACATAGACGAGATCACCCACGCCGGTTTCTCTGACGACCACTACTGGAAAGCCCTGCTCGACCGTTTTGTTTTTGGTTTCGTGAACAAGGGATATGTGGAAGCTCTTGAGAAAGAGCGCTTCAAGCTCAGCCGGGAGGGGTCGTTCGTGGCCGTGCGATTCCCTCTGGACGCATTGCTTGAGCAAATGCCCGGAACAGACAAGCAGATCGACAAGACCAGACTCCAGGCCGCATTCGAGGCCACAGGCGAAGACCCTCTTGCAATTAAGGCGGCAGCAGCCTTCTCCTTGCTGCTTGCCGGCCTTTCAAAACCCGTACTTCCGCCCAAGTCCGCCAAGACAGACTTCGACTTTCTGGGAAGGGTAGCCGCCATGGACCCCTCGTCCGGACGATTCGTTGAGGTATTCGTGGACGGACAACTCATGGACGACGAGGAAGGCTCAAGAGAGCCAGGCACTGACAGCCCCGCGCGCAAGGCCGCCCGCATAGAGGGGCGCAAGGAATTCCTGAAGAATCAGTTATTGGCTATGGCCGTGGGTGCAGCTCTCAGCATGGGGACGCTCCGTGAAGATCTGGGCAAGGCCCTTCAGGGCTTCACTCCCCGGGAACAAGAAATATTATTCGGGGTACTGGCCTCTTTCAACCCCTCCGACCTGCTTCTGGCCCACACGTTCATGCTTGAATACGCCCTGAGCAAATTCCTAACCGACAAACTGGCCGAAGAAGGCGCCAAGGTTCAAGTGAAGAGCCTGAAACAACG harbors:
- a CDS encoding efflux RND transporter permease subunit, which codes for MSLSSGFIKRPVMTTLVMSAILIFGVMGYISLPVSDLPNVDFPTIQVTASFPGANPETMAASVATPLEKQFSTIAGLDSMSSSSTLGLTKITLQFDLAREIDAAAQDVNSAIALAIKDIPPEMTTPPTYRKVNPADQPILYLAITSPTMRLSDLNEYAETLLAQRISMVSGVSQVVVYGSQKYAVRVQLDPDALASRDIGVDEMAAAVRQANVNLPTGTVSGPQREYTVQASGQLLRAEYFGPVIVAYRNGSPVRLNEIGRAIDSVENDRRRNFYNGEPGFVLAIMRQPGTNTVAVVDAVKKLMPGFKVQLPEAVNMEVMIDRSVSIRESVEDVKFTLVLTVALVIMVIFLFLRNLSATVIPSLALPLSLMGTFALMYQFKFSLNNISLMALTLSVGFVVDDAIVMLENIVRHMEMGKSPLKAAYEGAKEVSFTILSMTLSLTAVFIPVLFMGGVVGRLFKEFAVTICVAILFSGFVSLSLTPMLCSKWLKPLHGGSHGRLYMFIERGFEAVLHAYERSLRWVISHRRITMLFSISLLVVTGWLFSSIPKGFLPSEDIGQVLMITEAEQGISFTAMVEKQKRLMDIVGQDENIEGFMSVVGAGGPVATLNSGRMFMKLKPRHERPLSADQLIQKLRPKLAQVPGIMAFLQNPPSIRLGGNFTKGLYQYTLQAPDTGDLFKYSLELEEKLKEVSILQDVNSDLQLKNPQVYLEIDRDKTSALGISVQQIEDALYTSYGTRQVSTIYAPNNSYQVIMELLPKFRDDPTLMSRLYVRSSATGKLVPLDVLVKRTLSVGPLSVNHSGQLPSVTLSFNLRPGTSLSQAVAAVEDVSRQVLPASFTTKFEGTAQAFQSSMAGMSVLVILSIVVIYIVLGILYESFIHPLTILSGLPAAGVGALATLKLFGMDLDIYGFVGIIMLIGIVKKNAIMMIDFAIEAQRDKSLTPGEAIFQGCLVRFRPIMMTTMAALMGTLPIAMGFGAGAEARRPLGLAVVGGLMVSQLLTLYFTPVYYVYLDRFQTWLGKSFRSGEVVPGADSSHSSH
- a CDS encoding efflux RND transporter periplasmic adaptor subunit → MKSIKSVFVAAILAFSMVLGGCSDGKNTKGQAKRPVPISVATVESGSIPVRITGVGNVEPYQSVAVRTQVGGLIVEQRVRDGQEVAAGDVIFMLDSRPFQAALKDAQGKLEKDLALLKRAEDDLTRYTGLQRKDVISQQQYDQANTDAKSLRASIKVSEAAIEQSKLQLEYSVIRAPFAGRVGTVMVNVGNVIKANDDRNLLVINQIQPIYVSFSVPEQHLPDIASRMGKIPLEVLASVGSDESKTEQGELVSVDNAVDRTTGTIKLKGLFKNENKRLWPGQFAKVALNLSARENVLTVPNSAVQIGLQGNFVYVVTPQNTAEFRLVETGGVVGARTIINKGLAQGDTVVTDGHVRLAPNSPVEVKGAQAQEGKSS
- a CDS encoding CerR family C-terminal domain-containing protein, which translates into the protein MHPDQEETKLRLLNAAGEVFSEKGFRSGTIRDICAVAGTNVASVHYHFGGKKELYKALLEYCFQEGMRRFPPSSGLHGQARAEEALAAFIRSFLNRTLGEGRPFWHARLMAREMADPTPALGNMVLSSIRPNMERLMAIVGALLGDGAREEDIRFCALSVVGQCQHYSRARTIIETLFPDMKCDVSGIDSLTDHILRFSLAAILGYRQEGNNEEH
- a CDS encoding DHA2 family efflux MFS transporter permease subunit; this encodes MTDHTPDNPFAAKPWACLGVAATGTFMATLDGGIVNVALPVIADRFGADLPFAQWAISIYLLTIACLLPAFGRLGDMSGRRTKYRLGFLLFAISSALCGAAPGMWWLIAGRAIQAIGAALLMANGPAIVIMSFPGHQRGRALGIIGMVVSLGSLAGPALGGLLVSWLGWPSIFYVNVPIGILGAILAHKILPDDKRAPVGTFDLFGAVQYAVGMVFLLVAITHGGRWGWASPGILACEFVALASMGLFLRRQAVVKHPMVDLALFRIRTLALGNLASLLAFMALLTNAVMLPFFLVRVGNLSAYQAGLVMAALPLVMAFVAPISGYFSEKISHSLLTGLGMAITAAGLYSQTLLTASAGFGRFALGQAILGLGFGMFLSPNNNAVLGSAPTGKSGVAGALMALVRNLGMTSGIAIATAMFEAYRNRAQASGLSELLSFNAGFDAALAFATGLALAGVAVSVVRGWPFSSKPH